A stretch of the Medicago truncatula cultivar Jemalong A17 chromosome 5, MtrunA17r5.0-ANR, whole genome shotgun sequence genome encodes the following:
- the LOC11424989 gene encoding abscisic acid receptor PYL4 — MPSPVQFQRFDSNTAITNGVNCPKQIQACRYALSSLKPTVSVPETVVDHHMHVVGQNQCYSVVIQTINASVSTVWSVVRRFDYPQGYKHFVKSCNVVASGDGIRVGALREVRLVSGLPAVSSTERLDILDEERHVISFSVVGGVHRCRNYRSVTTLHGDGNGGTVVIESYVVDVPQGNTKEETCSFADTIVRCNLQSLAQIAEKL, encoded by the coding sequence ATGCCTTCACCAGTTCAATTCCAACGGTTCGACTCTAACACTGCTATTACTAACGGTGTTAACTGTCCGAAACAAATTCAAGCGTGTCGTTACGCGCTTTCTTCTTTAAAACCAACCGTTTCTGTTCCAGAAACGGTTGTAGACCACCACATGCACGTGGTGGGACAAAACCAATGCTACTCCGTCGTGATCCAAACAATCAACGCCTCCGTTTCAACCGTCTGGTCAGTCGTCCGCCGCTTTGATTATCCTCAAGGCTACAAACACTTTGTTAAAAGCTGCAACGTAGTTGCCTCCGGTGACGGCATTCGTGTTGGTGCTCTTCGTGAAGTTCGACTTGTTTCCGGTCTACCTGCTGTTTCAAGCACCGAGAGGTTGGATATTCTTGATGAAGAACGCCATGTTATTAGTTTCAGTGTTGTTGGTGGTGTTCATAGGTGTAGGAATTACCGGTCAGTGACAACGTTGCACGGTGATGGTAACGGAGGAACAGTTGTCATTGAatcatatgttgttgatgtaCCACAGGGTAACACTAAGGAAGAAACATGTAGTTTTGCTGATACCATTGTTCGGTGTAATTTGCAGTCATTGGCTCAGATCGCAGAGAAACTGTGA
- the LOC11420723 gene encoding protein trichome birefringence-like 33 yields the protein MQIMKPPFSPSSILRSKGRFSPYLFTLLAFILFVTILYGEDFMCIFGEQLYNYSNQDKFFSTPERVKKQIKVPFAVGKTEEGCDIFSGRWVWDEDTRPLYEESECPYIQPQLTCQEHGRPDKDYQHWRWQPHGCDLPKFNASLMLETLRGKRMMFVGDSLNRGQYVSFVCLLHQLIPEDAKSMETFDSLTVFTAKEYNATIEFYWAPFLLESNSDNAVVHRISDRIVRKGSINKHGRNWKGVDILVFNTYLWWMTGLEMKILLGSFDDEVKEIVTISTEDAYRMAMKSMLRWVRLNMNPKKTRVFFTSMSPSHGKSIDWGGEPGGSCYNETTLINNSTYWGSDSRKSIMQVIGEVLSKTKVPITFLNITQLSSYRKDAHTSIYKKQWSPLTKEQLSNPVSYADCVHWCLPGLQDNWNELLFAKLFYP from the exons ATGCAAATAATGAAGCCACCATTCTCACCTTCTTCCATTCTAAGAAGCAAAGGTCGTTTCTCCCCTTACCTTTTCACCCTTCTAGCTTTCATTCTTTTCGTTACTATTCTCTATGGTGAAGATTTCATGTGCATCTTTGGTGAACAACTCTATAACTACTCTAACCAAGACAAATTCTTCTCCACACCTG AGAGGGTGAAGAAGCAGATCAAGGTGCCATTTGCGGTGGGGAAGACGGAGGAAGGGTGTGATATATTCAGTGGAAGGTGGGTTTGGGACGAGGATACTCGACCGTTGTACGAGGAATCAGAGTGTCCGTACATACAACCACAATTGACTTGCCAAGAACATGGGAGACCCGACAAAGATTACCAACATTGGAGGTGGCAACCACACGGTTGCGATCTTCCTAA ATTCAATGCTAGCTTGATGCTTGAAACACTCCGTGGAAAGAGGATGATGTTTGTTGGAGACTCTCTCAATCGTGGTCAATATGTTTCTTTTGTGTGCCTTCTCCATCAACTCATTCCCGAGGATGCTAAATCCATGGAAACCTTTGATTCACTCACTGTTTTCACAGCAAAG GAATACAATGCAACAATAGAGTTCTATTGGGCACCTTTTCTTCTAGAATCAAACTCGGACAATGCTGTTGTTCATAGGATATCAGATAGAATTGTAAGAAAAGGTTCAATAAATAAACATGGTAGAAATTGGAAAGGTGTTGACATTTTGGTATTCAACACTTATCTTTGGTGGATGACTGGCTTGGAGATGAAAATCTT acTTGGATCTTTTGATGATGAAGTAAAAGAGATTGTCACAATTTCTACGGAGGATGCTTATCGTATGGCTATGAAAAGTATGCTTAGATGGGTGAGGTTGAACATGAATCCAAAGAAAACTAGAGTCTTCTTCACTAGCATGTCACCTTCTCATGGAAA GAGTATAGATTGGGGAGGTGAACCAGGAGGAAGTTGTTACAATGAAACAACTTTGATTAATAATTCAACATATTGGGGTTCTGATTCTAGAAAGAGTATAATGCAAGTGATTGGTGAAGTTTTGAGCAAAACAAAAGTTCCAATTACATTTCTTAACATCACACAACTCTCAAGTTATCGTAAAGATGCACACACTTCAATCTATAAGAAGCAATGGAGCCCTTTAACTAAAGAGCAATTATCTAACCCTGTAAGCTATGCTGATTGTGTACATTGGTGTTTACCTGGTCTTCAAGATAATTGGAATGAACTTTTGTTTGCTAAGTTGTTTTATCCTTGA